In the genome of Sulfolobales archaeon, the window TCGACTGCTAGCATAGCCATTGCTAGCCTCGTCTCTTTTGTTGCGGAACCGATGTGAGGTGTTAGCACAACGTTCTTAAACCTGGTGAGAGGATGATTTGGGTTCAAAGGCTCCTCCTCATAAACATCAAGCCCTGCTCCAGCTATCCACCCCTCCTCCAGAGCTTTGACAAGTGCATTAGTATCTATCACAGCCCCTCTAGATGTATTCACAATTATAGCGCCCCTCTTAACCATTCTAAGCCTCTTCTCATCAATCATATGCCTAGTCTCCTCTGTAAGGGGAACATGGATCGATATGAAGTCGCTCTTAGCCAAAAGGGTATCAAGATCTACATATTCGGCTCCCAACTCCTTCTCCTCCCTCTCAGACAGCCTTCTCCTACTATAATATATGATCTTCATGCCGAAACCCCTAGCCCTTCTAGCAACGGCCTTACCAATCCTCCCCATACCAATTATCCCGAGCGTCTTTCCATAGAGCTCTACACCTAGTAGCATGCTTGGATGGAAAGCTGTGCCGCTTCTCCACCACTCACCCCATCTAACAAAATGATCCCCCTCAACGATCCTTCTAGCAACTGCTAGG includes:
- the gyaR gene encoding glyoxylate reductase, translating into MAGYMGRRPRVYITREIFSEALEKLSSVYDYEVWDKYQPPPYEKLKEKLRGFDAVLSMVGDRIDCGLIETVSPRLRIIANMAVGYDNIDVKCATRYGIYVTNTPDVLTEATADLAFALLLAVARRIVEGDHFVRWGEWWRSGTAFHPSMLLGVELYGKTLGIIGMGRIGKAVARRARGFGMKIIYYSRRRLSEREEKELGAEYVDLDTLLAKSDFISIHVPLTEETRHMIDEKRLRMVKRGAIIVNTSRGAVIDTNALVKALEEGWIAGAGLDVYEEEPLNPNHPLTRFKNVVLTPHIGSATKETRLAMAMLAVENLIAFAMGKEPPTLVNREVLSVRPPGFTS